In Paenibacillus phoenicis, one genomic interval encodes:
- a CDS encoding NCS2 family permease — protein sequence MERFFKLKEHGTTIRTELFAGLTTFLAMAYILVVNPAVLSAAGVPFDQVFMATVIAAVIGTLFMALFAGHPIAIAPGMGLNAYFTSVVASTGLSYQTVLGTVFFAGVLFLLLSFTRLREALIRAIPDSLKFGITAGIGLFIAFLGLKMSGIVVANPDNLVTFGDLHRSVTLLTLFGVFVTLVLMARRVPGALFIGMALTAVLGYFTGQLKLDGFVSVPPAPVFFDLDLSGVFSQGLYTTVFAFLLVTLFDTTGTLIGVTEQTGAMKNGELPRAKAALLADATATTIGSMFGTSPTTAYIESTTGVAAGGRTGLTSLVVAGLFLLSMFISPLVGAISGLPAITAPALIIVGCFMMEGLARIQWKSFDEAFPAFAILLMMPLTASIATGIAVGFITYPVMKLVSGKGREVHPLLYVFGVIFVIQLAFFPAH from the coding sequence ATGGAACGGTTTTTTAAGTTGAAGGAACATGGAACGACCATTCGAACCGAGCTGTTCGCTGGGTTAACCACCTTTCTGGCGATGGCCTACATCCTGGTCGTAAACCCCGCGGTGCTTAGCGCTGCGGGGGTTCCGTTTGATCAGGTGTTTATGGCTACGGTGATTGCGGCGGTCATCGGCACGCTGTTTATGGCGCTGTTCGCCGGGCATCCGATCGCCATCGCACCCGGCATGGGGTTAAACGCCTACTTTACGAGCGTTGTCGCCAGCACCGGGTTGTCTTATCAGACAGTGCTGGGTACGGTGTTTTTTGCCGGGGTACTGTTTCTGCTGCTGAGCTTCACCCGGCTGCGGGAAGCGCTGATCCGCGCCATTCCTGATTCGCTGAAATTCGGTATTACCGCAGGTATCGGGTTATTCATCGCCTTTTTGGGGCTAAAAATGTCCGGTATCGTCGTGGCGAATCCCGACAACCTGGTGACGTTTGGCGATTTGCACCGCTCGGTGACTTTGCTGACCTTGTTTGGCGTCTTTGTCACGCTGGTGCTGATGGCCCGCCGTGTTCCCGGCGCGCTGTTTATCGGCATGGCGCTGACCGCGGTGCTTGGTTATTTCACTGGCCAGCTGAAATTGGACGGCTTCGTATCCGTCCCGCCGGCACCGGTCTTCTTCGATCTGGATTTGTCCGGCGTCTTTAGCCAAGGGCTGTATACAACCGTATTCGCATTTCTGCTCGTCACGTTGTTCGACACGACCGGCACGCTGATTGGCGTTACTGAACAAACCGGCGCGATGAAGAACGGCGAGCTTCCCCGGGCCAAGGCCGCGCTGCTCGCAGATGCGACGGCAACCACCATCGGCTCGATGTTTGGTACAAGCCCTACGACCGCCTACATCGAGTCGACGACCGGCGTGGCTGCGGGCGGCCGCACCGGCCTAACATCGCTCGTCGTCGCCGGACTGTTCCTGCTGTCGATGTTCATCTCGCCGCTGGTGGGAGCCATCTCTGGTCTTCCGGCCATCACCGCACCCGCCTTGATCATCGTCGGCTGCTTTATGATGGAAGGGCTGGCCCGGATTCAGTGGAAATCGTTCGACGAGGCGTTTCCGGCCTTCGCCATCCTGCTCATGATGCCGCTCACCGCCAGCATCGCCACCGGGATCGCCGTCGGGTTCATCACGTATCCTGTGATGAAGCTGGTCAGCGGCAAAGGGCGGGAGGTTCATCCGCTGCTTTACGTGTTTGGCGTGATCTTCGTGATTCAGCTGGCCTTTTTCCCGGCGCATTAG
- the menA gene encoding 1,4-dihydroxy-2-naphthoate polyprenyltransferase, which translates to MAITKFLKLVEIQTKAASMIPLLFGTVYAVYRFHVFEPWHFVLMLISLLSFDMTTTAINNYVDYKKANRKHGYGYEKHNAIVKYGMNPAAVLALIILLFMIAVTAGVLLFLQTGWLLLLLGALSFAVGILYSFGPIPISRMPLGEIFSGLFMGFVIIFVSAYIHAGDRLASLTLQGGTVVLQVHLLETLLVFLISIPAILGIANIMLANNICDMEEDIDNKRYTLPIYIGKGPALMLFKLLYYAAYVDVIVLAILGVHPIILLLVLLTVVPVSKNIRTFTAQPTKQLTFGLSVQNFLLTNMARILALVVAAVLPF; encoded by the coding sequence ATGGCGATCACCAAATTTCTCAAGCTGGTGGAAATCCAGACGAAGGCCGCAAGTATGATTCCGCTTCTGTTCGGCACGGTCTATGCTGTCTATCGGTTCCATGTGTTTGAGCCTTGGCATTTTGTGCTCATGCTGATTTCCTTGCTCAGCTTCGACATGACCACGACGGCGATCAACAACTATGTGGATTACAAAAAAGCGAACCGCAAGCACGGCTACGGCTACGAAAAACACAATGCCATCGTAAAATACGGCATGAATCCGGCCGCGGTGCTAGCACTGATTATTTTGTTGTTCATGATCGCGGTGACCGCGGGAGTGCTGCTCTTCCTTCAGACCGGGTGGCTGCTGCTGTTGCTTGGCGCGTTGTCGTTTGCGGTCGGCATCTTGTATTCTTTTGGGCCGATTCCGATTTCTCGGATGCCGCTGGGCGAAATTTTTTCCGGACTGTTCATGGGATTTGTTATTATATTTGTATCGGCTTACATCCACGCGGGCGACCGCTTGGCTTCACTGACACTGCAGGGCGGTACGGTAGTTCTCCAAGTTCATTTGCTGGAGACGCTGCTGGTATTTCTCATCTCCATACCGGCGATTCTTGGCATTGCCAACATCATGCTGGCCAACAATATTTGCGATATGGAAGAGGATATCGACAACAAACGCTACACCTTACCGATCTACATTGGAAAAGGGCCGGCGCTGATGTTGTTTAAGTTGCTCTATTATGCGGCCTATGTAGATGTCATCGTACTGGCGATCCTGGGGGTTCATCCGATTATTCTGCTGCTCGTGCTCCTCACAGTGGTGCCAGTGTCAAAAAATATCCGAACGTTTACCGCGCAGCCAACCAAGCAATTGACGTTTGGCTTGTCGGTGCAAAATTTCCTGCTAACCAATATGGCGCGTATTCTCGCGTTGGTTGTCGCCGCCGTTCTGCCCTTCTGA
- a CDS encoding GNAT family N-acetyltransferase: MMRYVRGTDLDMNTIYQAFQRGFADYIIQFNLTEAEFEDRFFGPEGNAREHSFVALDGEEPVGVVLGGSKVYESVRTMRCGALAVSPEYRGKGVSAGLMGLHREEALQAGCKQLFLEVIAGNDRAIAFYLKRGYRRVYDVSFFTLPDASRLEAPLGASAGVPVEQITFETFADLVGPWRYFHINWQNDLEYQQRTPSNVYYGVQVDGEWAGGLSISPTGKINMLIVSNRHRGQGLATRMLVAAREELGFVKFTASLPDNALLEGFLDRHGFVRDKISLHEMYLRL, encoded by the coding sequence ATGATGCGATACGTACGGGGCACGGACCTGGACATGAACACGATATATCAGGCGTTTCAACGCGGTTTTGCCGATTATATCATCCAATTTAATTTGACCGAAGCGGAGTTTGAGGATCGATTTTTTGGTCCGGAAGGCAATGCGCGTGAGCACTCCTTCGTGGCTCTCGACGGCGAAGAACCCGTGGGGGTTGTCTTGGGCGGCAGCAAGGTCTACGAGTCCGTCCGAACGATGCGCTGCGGCGCGCTGGCCGTCAGCCCGGAATACCGCGGCAAGGGAGTAAGTGCAGGTTTGATGGGCCTGCACCGGGAGGAGGCGCTGCAAGCCGGTTGCAAGCAGTTGTTCCTGGAGGTCATTGCCGGGAACGACCGGGCGATCGCTTTTTATCTAAAAAGAGGATACCGCCGTGTGTACGACGTCTCGTTCTTCACCCTTCCCGATGCTTCCCGACTGGAAGCCCCGCTTGGGGCTTCTGCGGGAGTGCCGGTGGAGCAGATTACGTTCGAGACCTTCGCCGATCTGGTGGGCCCTTGGAGATATTTTCACATAAACTGGCAAAACGATTTGGAGTATCAGCAGCGAACTCCTTCCAACGTCTATTACGGCGTTCAGGTGGACGGTGAATGGGCCGGAGGGCTCTCGATTAGTCCAACTGGCAAGATTAATATGCTGATTGTCAGCAATCGGCATCGGGGACAAGGCTTGGCCACCCGGATGCTGGTCGCTGCCCGCGAGGAATTAGGCTTCGTTAAATTCACAGCCTCTTTGCCCGATAATGCCTTGCTGGAAGGATTTTTGGACCGGCACGGGTTTGTTCGCGATAAAATCAGCCTGCATGAGATGTACCTGCGCTTATAA
- a CDS encoding aldo/keto reductase, with translation MKYVSLGRTGLKVSRLCLGTMNFGPTTDEKEAFKIMDAAIDAGVNFFDTANVYGGTSHRGWTEEIIGRWFAQGGGRREKVVLATKVYGAMSDPASDPNEGSSGLSAYKIRRHLDDSLRRLGTDHIELYQMHHVDRNVSWDELWNAFDIAQKQGKIGYVGASNFAGRDLVKAQYEAKARGALGLVSEQHKYSLLCRLPELEVLPAAEELGIGVIPWSPLDGGILGGNLNPQPGSRTAKQTERIEKLRPQLERFSQLCKELGESEATVALAWTLAHPAVTAPIIGPRTLQQFEESLRVVEVELSEETLKAIDEIFPGPGGEAPKAYAW, from the coding sequence ATGAAGTACGTCAGTTTGGGAAGAACCGGATTGAAGGTCAGCCGTTTGTGCCTGGGAACGATGAATTTTGGGCCAACGACGGATGAGAAGGAAGCGTTTAAAATCATGGACGCTGCGATTGATGCCGGCGTCAATTTCTTCGATACGGCTAACGTCTACGGCGGTACGTCGCATCGCGGCTGGACTGAGGAGATCATCGGCCGTTGGTTCGCGCAGGGCGGCGGTCGTAGAGAGAAGGTCGTGCTGGCGACGAAGGTGTACGGAGCGATGAGCGATCCTGCGTCGGATCCGAATGAAGGCAGTTCCGGCTTATCGGCCTACAAAATCCGCCGCCATCTGGACGATTCGCTGCGGCGGCTCGGCACGGACCATATCGAACTGTACCAGATGCATCATGTCGACCGGAACGTTTCTTGGGATGAGTTATGGAATGCTTTTGACATCGCGCAAAAACAAGGCAAGATCGGATACGTTGGCGCCAGCAACTTTGCCGGGCGGGATCTTGTGAAAGCCCAATATGAGGCGAAAGCCCGCGGGGCGCTGGGCCTTGTCTCCGAGCAGCATAAGTACAGCCTCCTGTGCCGTCTGCCGGAGCTGGAGGTTCTGCCTGCAGCCGAGGAGCTGGGGATCGGCGTCATCCCGTGGAGCCCGTTGGACGGAGGGATTCTCGGCGGGAATCTGAATCCGCAGCCGGGCTCGCGTACGGCCAAGCAGACCGAACGGATCGAGAAGCTGCGCCCGCAGCTGGAGCGGTTCAGCCAGCTGTGCAAAGAGCTGGGCGAATCGGAAGCCACGGTGGCCCTCGCCTGGACGCTGGCGCATCCGGCGGTTACGGCGCCGATTATCGGGCCGCGCACGCTGCAGCAATTTGAGGAATCGCTGCGGGTTGTCGAAGTCGAGCTGAGCGAGGAGACGCTGAAGGCCATCGACGAGATCTTCCCGGGTCCGGGCGGTGAAGCGCCAAAAGCCTACGCCTGGTAA
- a CDS encoding diguanylate cyclase, whose translation MNAHQIHNKNIWMLKLLVGLFVVASVLQMLVHRHVEVAQPILGASLLLVLAGFVIRRRWPRLTMILTLVMLFIYLNVMVFTDLSVTSYIFLGLLPLLSLMYHHYLAVAVAGALHLLSMLYFALADRGALLTGKLERADAAFFLVYGLFILSFCLIYVLTTKMWTPRAESGKQQLNDILESVSVGVWTYDLSTMELEVSAGFEQITGYSSESLKGKQVQEIVYPEDLKLFFEIQHELILQKTNSVKECRIVRPDGEIKWLQNRARPYFNAHGHLVRLEGVIIEITERKQLEEKIQFLAYHDELTGLANRAKFNAKYEETQGRGEPVALMFLDLDNFKEVNDTYGHEAGDELLKHIAGRLVSLVRAQDMVCRLGGDEFVILLVNLQEDGVLKVLDRIRSSLAEGYVYRGMRISISASIGISLSPDGNASLEDMLRLADATMYDVKRGGDSIRMTAEPSTPLPS comes from the coding sequence ATGAACGCCCACCAAATTCATAACAAAAACATCTGGATGTTAAAATTGCTTGTCGGCTTGTTTGTCGTTGCCAGTGTGCTGCAAATGCTTGTCCATCGGCATGTCGAAGTGGCGCAACCGATCTTGGGCGCTTCCCTGCTCTTGGTGCTGGCCGGATTTGTTATCAGACGCCGCTGGCCGCGTCTTACGATGATTTTAACGCTTGTGATGCTGTTCATTTACCTCAATGTTATGGTATTCACGGATTTGTCCGTGACCAGTTATATATTCCTGGGGCTGCTTCCGCTCCTCAGCTTGATGTATCATCATTATCTTGCGGTCGCTGTGGCAGGTGCACTTCATCTCCTGTCGATGCTGTATTTCGCGCTCGCAGACCGCGGGGCGCTGCTGACCGGTAAGCTGGAACGCGCCGACGCTGCTTTTTTTCTGGTATACGGCCTGTTTATTCTATCGTTTTGCTTGATCTATGTGTTGACCACGAAGATGTGGACGCCGCGCGCCGAAAGTGGCAAACAGCAATTGAACGATATCCTTGAAAGCGTATCCGTTGGGGTCTGGACTTATGATCTCAGTACAATGGAGTTGGAGGTTTCTGCCGGGTTCGAGCAAATTACCGGATATTCGAGCGAGAGTTTGAAGGGGAAGCAGGTGCAGGAGATCGTTTACCCTGAGGACTTAAAGCTATTCTTCGAGATCCAGCATGAACTCATTCTCCAAAAAACCAACTCCGTGAAGGAATGCCGCATCGTTCGGCCGGACGGCGAAATCAAATGGCTCCAGAACCGGGCACGACCGTATTTCAACGCGCACGGGCACCTCGTAAGGCTGGAAGGAGTCATTATTGAAATTACGGAACGGAAGCAGCTAGAGGAAAAGATTCAATTCTTGGCCTATCATGACGAGCTGACTGGACTTGCCAATCGGGCAAAATTTAATGCGAAATACGAAGAAACACAGGGGCGAGGAGAGCCGGTCGCACTGATGTTCCTGGATCTGGACAATTTCAAGGAAGTGAACGATACATACGGCCATGAAGCCGGGGATGAATTGTTGAAGCATATCGCAGGCCGGCTGGTTTCCCTGGTCCGGGCACAGGATATGGTTTGCCGTTTGGGCGGGGATGAATTCGTGATCCTGCTGGTGAACTTGCAGGAGGACGGGGTATTAAAAGTGCTGGACCGCATTCGATCCAGCCTGGCTGAAGGTTATGTGTATCGGGGAATGCGCATCAGCATCTCGGCCAGCATTGGCATCAGCCTGTCGCCGGACGGGAACGCCAGCTTAGAGGATATGCTTCGGCTCGCCGATGCAACGATGTATGACGTCAAGCGGGGCGGCGATTCGATCCGGATGACCGCTGAACCAAGCACGCCGCTGCCCAGCTGA
- a CDS encoding TetR/AcrR family transcriptional regulator, which produces MPNQNPTRQLLIETTAKLLQSQGYNATGLNQITQMSGAPKGSLYYHFPEGKEQLACEAVVYTKNVTLASLRAVLESTEDAIGAVQALLLLIAENYDREDAKLGVPIGIVAHETARSNENIRQACCEVYDAWIAELEKKFIASGYSAEESADLAVLINGIVEGSIIMCLTQKSSQPLHTAARLIPRLFPA; this is translated from the coding sequence ATGCCCAATCAGAATCCAACCCGACAGTTGCTGATCGAAACGACGGCCAAGCTGCTGCAGAGCCAAGGGTATAACGCGACGGGGCTGAACCAAATCACCCAAATGAGCGGTGCACCCAAGGGATCGTTGTATTACCATTTCCCTGAAGGCAAAGAACAACTCGCGTGTGAAGCTGTCGTTTACACCAAGAACGTCACTTTGGCGAGCTTGCGCGCCGTGCTGGAATCCACAGAAGATGCAATTGGGGCCGTGCAAGCGCTGCTGCTTCTCATTGCCGAGAACTATGACCGCGAGGATGCGAAGCTAGGGGTGCCGATTGGCATCGTCGCCCACGAGACCGCCCGCAGCAACGAGAATATTCGTCAAGCCTGCTGCGAAGTGTATGACGCCTGGATCGCTGAATTGGAGAAGAAATTTATCGCTTCCGGCTACAGTGCGGAAGAATCGGCGGATTTAGCCGTTCTGATCAATGGGATCGTAGAAGGTTCGATCATCATGTGCTTAACGCAAAAGAGCAGCCAACCTTTGCACACGGCAGCTCGTTTGATTCCGCGGCTCTTTCCTGCCTGA
- a CDS encoding ArsR/SmtB family transcription factor, which yields MAEAASAKHDVFQAIADPTRRELLKLLSGQELPLKDISSRFPISRTAVSKHLRILAEAGLVRERKVGRETRYRLDADPLLELKRWLAYYERFWENKLSLLKHYVESEPGAEPAGLRPVPTPPSGSASETPGE from the coding sequence ATGGCGGAGGCAGCCTCTGCAAAACATGACGTGTTCCAGGCGATTGCCGACCCAACGCGCCGGGAGCTTCTGAAGCTGCTGAGCGGGCAAGAGCTGCCGTTGAAGGACATCAGCAGCCGGTTCCCGATCAGCCGGACCGCGGTATCCAAGCACCTGCGCATCTTGGCCGAAGCCGGACTCGTGCGCGAGCGCAAGGTCGGTCGGGAGACGCGCTATCGCCTGGACGCCGACCCGCTGCTGGAGCTGAAGCGCTGGCTGGCGTATTACGAGCGGTTCTGGGAGAACAAGTTGTCCCTGCTCAAGCACTATGTTGAATCCGAACCGGGCGCGGAACCGGCGGGACTTCGCCCCGTCCCGACGCCGCCGTCCGGCAGCGCAAGCGAGACTCCGGGCGAATAA
- a CDS encoding Gfo/Idh/MocA family protein, translated as MDNRGKLRIGMVGGGWRAEFYLRIARALPKRFGVSNIYMRDEAKGREVARTWGVPVTSHWEAFLERRDFDFVVLSLPRTVTPEYLVRLAAAGIPVLTETPPAADLAGLHQLYASVGSAAKIQVAEQFLFQPMHAARLAVVRSGLLGEVSHVQVSEGHGYHGISLIRQLLGVGFEDAEIRGEQIQSPLVQGPGRGGWPVEERIVTSSQTIALLRFGERTALFDFTYDQYFSPIRRHRVLVRGVRGEIDGTELRYLRDYRTPVELQLRRVDAGQNGSLLGYYHEGVLAGSEWVYVNPFRPGRLTDEEIAIATSLEKMGQYVHGGPSFYSLAEAAQDQYLSLMMEQAVQSGQTVRTERQPWAI; from the coding sequence ATGGACAATAGGGGCAAGCTGCGGATTGGAATGGTCGGCGGCGGTTGGCGGGCTGAATTTTATTTGCGCATTGCCCGCGCGCTGCCGAAGCGTTTTGGAGTTAGCAACATTTATATGCGGGACGAAGCAAAAGGCCGGGAAGTCGCCCGGACTTGGGGCGTCCCGGTCACGTCGCATTGGGAGGCGTTCCTGGAGCGGCGGGACTTCGACTTTGTGGTGTTGTCGTTGCCGCGTACGGTCACACCGGAGTATCTGGTCCGGCTCGCCGCAGCGGGCATTCCCGTTCTGACGGAGACGCCGCCGGCGGCCGATCTGGCCGGGCTGCACCAACTCTATGCAAGCGTGGGATCCGCAGCGAAAATTCAAGTGGCCGAGCAGTTCCTGTTCCAGCCGATGCATGCGGCTCGCCTTGCCGTCGTGCGGTCTGGCCTGCTGGGCGAGGTGTCGCACGTGCAGGTATCGGAGGGGCACGGCTACCACGGCATCAGCCTGATCCGGCAACTGCTCGGGGTGGGATTCGAGGATGCGGAAATCCGAGGGGAGCAGATTCAGTCCCCGCTGGTTCAAGGCCCCGGCCGCGGAGGCTGGCCAGTGGAGGAACGGATCGTCACCTCGTCCCAGACGATCGCGCTGTTGCGGTTCGGCGAGCGAACGGCATTGTTCGATTTTACCTACGATCAATATTTCTCGCCGATCCGGCGTCATCGCGTGCTGGTGCGCGGCGTCCGGGGTGAAATCGACGGCACCGAGCTCCGCTATCTCCGTGATTACCGCACCCCGGTGGAGCTGCAGCTGCGGCGGGTGGATGCCGGCCAGAACGGCAGCCTTTTGGGGTATTACCACGAGGGCGTGCTGGCCGGCTCCGAATGGGTTTACGTAAACCCGTTCCGGCCGGGACGGCTGACGGACGAAGAGATCGCCATCGCCACCAGCTTGGAGAAGATGGGGCAATACGTACATGGAGGCCCTTCGTTCTACAGCTTGGCGGAGGCAGCTCAGGACCAATACCTGTCCTTGATGATGGAGCAGGCAGTCCAATCTGGGCAGACGGTGCGGACCGAGCGTCAGCCTTGGGCCATCTAA
- a CDS encoding DUF7689 domain-containing protein yields MVKVRYRTHFSKAEGTNYSNAKWGQLERLQSLGWDPYTSSIYGSALQVYK; encoded by the coding sequence GTGGTGAAAGTCCGCTACAGGACTCATTTTTCCAAAGCGGAAGGAACTAACTATTCTAACGCAAAATGGGGCCAATTGGAGAGACTCCAATCTTTAGGATGGGACCCTTACACATCTTCCATATACGGATCTGCGTTGCAAGTATACAAGTAA
- a CDS encoding MDR family MFS transporter, with the protein MSSAQGAGVEGIRRLPITIALVIGAFVSILNETLLNVAYTDLMQELHVGPSTIQWLSTSYMLVIGILVPITALLIQWFTTRQMFLSAMILFLVGTVVCGIAPSFGVLLLGRIIQAIGTGLLLPVMMNTILTIYPPEKRGAAMGTIGLVIMFGPAIGPTLSGLILDVLDWRWLFYLVIPLAVLSIVYGALYLRNVSVLTKPRVDLLSILLSTIGFGGIVYGFSHAGEGEGWSSPVVYTCLVVGFIALILFVWRQLRVSEPTLDVRVFKYPMFTLSAMLLMVMMMTLFSTLIILPMYLQGALLLAPFAAGLVLLPGGVINGLMSPVAGRLFDKFGPRALIAPGLIIVIATLWFMRGLSTDSSTGEVIALHITLLIGISLVMMPGQTTGLNQLPRNLYPHGTAIMNTLQQVSGAIGTALFISIFSHGQERYLKASANPQDPAELGNALVSGMHQAFTISMYVGVVALLIGLFLRRTYAPEETQAAAGSHPEFKPEVQPESR; encoded by the coding sequence ATGTCATCGGCTCAAGGCGCCGGTGTGGAAGGGATCAGGCGTTTACCAATTACAATAGCCCTGGTCATCGGGGCCTTTGTGTCCATATTAAATGAAACCTTGCTGAATGTGGCCTACACTGACTTGATGCAAGAGCTACACGTGGGGCCTTCGACGATACAATGGCTTTCTACTTCTTATATGTTAGTGATTGGGATTCTGGTGCCGATTACGGCGCTGTTGATTCAATGGTTTACGACGAGGCAGATGTTCCTGTCGGCGATGATTCTGTTCCTGGTCGGAACGGTCGTTTGCGGTATTGCGCCTTCGTTTGGCGTGCTGCTTCTCGGTCGGATCATTCAGGCGATTGGAACAGGGCTGCTGCTTCCGGTGATGATGAATACCATTCTGACGATCTATCCTCCGGAAAAAAGAGGCGCGGCCATGGGTACGATCGGCCTGGTCATCATGTTTGGTCCGGCGATTGGTCCTACCCTGTCCGGCCTGATTCTGGATGTGTTGGATTGGCGTTGGCTGTTCTATCTGGTGATTCCGCTCGCGGTATTATCCATCGTCTACGGAGCGCTGTATTTGCGGAACGTGTCGGTATTGACGAAACCGCGGGTGGATCTGCTGTCCATTCTGCTGTCGACGATTGGCTTCGGCGGCATCGTATACGGGTTTAGCCACGCGGGCGAAGGTGAAGGCTGGTCGAGTCCTGTCGTCTACACTTGCCTGGTCGTCGGATTTATCGCTTTAATCTTGTTCGTTTGGCGGCAGCTGCGGGTCTCTGAGCCGACCTTGGACGTCCGCGTCTTTAAATACCCGATGTTCACCTTGTCGGCGATGCTGCTCATGGTCATGATGATGACCTTGTTCTCGACGCTGATTATCCTGCCGATGTACCTGCAGGGCGCACTGCTGTTGGCACCGTTCGCAGCCGGTCTCGTCTTGCTTCCCGGCGGGGTAATCAACGGTCTGATGTCGCCGGTGGCGGGGCGGCTGTTCGATAAATTCGGTCCGCGCGCGCTGATCGCGCCGGGGCTCATCATCGTTATCGCCACCTTGTGGTTCATGCGCGGCTTGTCGACGGACAGCTCGACCGGTGAGGTCATCGCCTTGCATATCACGTTATTGATCGGGATTTCCTTGGTGATGATGCCGGGGCAAACGACGGGGCTGAATCAGCTGCCTCGCAACTTATATCCGCATGGCACCGCGATCATGAACACGCTGCAGCAGGTGTCAGGCGCGATTGGTACCGCGCTGTTCATCAGCATCTTCTCGCATGGCCAAGAGCGTTACCTGAAGGCTTCGGCAAATCCGCAGGATCCGGCCGAGCTGGGGAACGCGCTGGTGTCCGGCATGCACCAAGCCTTTACCATTTCGATGTACGTTGGCGTGGTGGCGTTGTTGATCGGCTTGTTCTTGCGCCGCACCTACGCGCCGGAGGAAACGCAGGCAGCTGCGGGCAGCCATCCGGAGTTTAAGCCGGAGGTTCAACCGGAATCGCGTTAA
- the hemH gene encoding ferrochelatase yields the protein MPISSRMIGVLLAQVGTPAEPTAKAVRPFLRRFLSDRRVIDYPPLLWQPLLRGVILAVRPKRSARLYARIWGEEGSPLLAISRRQQSGLQQRLGERYKVELGFAYSEPDIAQAVSRLEAAGVDRILVLPLYPQYSSTTTAAIYDAACFAALGKDRRSGSSAKRFVPELRLAGAFFDHPGYIRAMQTHLTALLQRLPQPPDHFLLSFHGIPQRYADGGDPYPEQCRETARLLAEAMGWTPEQWDIAYQSRFGPETWLGPSTAEQLQRLADRGVKRPLVFTPGFVTDCLETLYELGIEAKEEFIARCGGTVGDDGFTVAPCLNDQPDWLDVLAEVVRTQTKGWIDD from the coding sequence GTGCCTATTTCATCCCGTATGATCGGTGTGCTGCTGGCGCAGGTCGGCACGCCGGCGGAGCCGACGGCCAAGGCGGTGCGGCCCTTTTTGCGCCGTTTTCTATCCGACCGGCGCGTGATCGATTACCCGCCGCTGCTGTGGCAGCCGCTGCTGCGCGGCGTGATCCTGGCCGTTCGCCCCAAGCGCTCGGCCCGGCTGTATGCCCGCATTTGGGGCGAGGAGGGTTCGCCCCTGCTGGCGATCTCGCGCCGGCAGCAAAGCGGCCTGCAGCAGCGCCTTGGCGAGCGCTATAAGGTTGAGCTGGGCTTCGCCTACAGCGAACCGGACATCGCCCAGGCGGTAAGCCGCCTGGAAGCAGCGGGGGTGGACCGTATCCTCGTGTTGCCGCTGTATCCGCAGTACTCGTCCACGACCACCGCCGCCATTTATGATGCGGCTTGCTTTGCCGCCCTCGGCAAGGACCGGCGCTCGGGTTCATCCGCGAAGCGCTTTGTGCCGGAGCTTCGCCTGGCGGGCGCCTTCTTCGACCATCCCGGCTATATTCGCGCGATGCAGACGCATCTAACCGCACTGCTGCAGCGCCTGCCGCAGCCGCCGGATCACTTCCTGCTGAGCTTTCACGGTATCCCGCAGCGGTATGCCGACGGCGGCGACCCGTACCCGGAGCAGTGCCGCGAAACCGCGCGCCTCTTGGCGGAGGCGATGGGCTGGACGCCTGAGCAATGGGATATCGCGTACCAATCGCGGTTTGGTCCGGAGACGTGGCTTGGACCCTCCACGGCAGAGCAGCTGCAGCGCTTGGCCGACCGCGGCGTGAAACGGCCGTTGGTGTTTACCCCCGGATTCGTCACCGACTGTCTGGAGACGTTGTATGAACTGGGGATTGAGGCGAAAGAGGAGTTCATTGCCCGATGCGGCGGCACCGTGGGCGATGATGGATTTACGGTCGCCCCCTGTTTAAACGATCAGCCGGATTGGCTGGACGTCCTCGCGGAGGTTGTCCGGACCCAAACGAAGGGCTGGATCGACGACTAA
- a CDS encoding helix-turn-helix domain-containing protein, translating into MFFFHWEQELVIPLEVKMKAIEMKMSGTPVKEIMEQLNIRNKTQAETWMRWYRNGEQNRLEQPVGKQYSYGKGPEHTSELGKVKAENRFLKQQLELLKKYNEMERGHRQRL; encoded by the coding sequence GTGTTTTTTTTTCATTGGGAACAAGAGTTAGTTATCCCCCTAGAAGTTAAAATGAAGGCAATTGAAATGAAAATGTCTGGTACACCGGTGAAGGAAATTATGGAGCAATTAAATATCCGAAATAAGACACAAGCGGAAACTTGGATGAGATGGTATCGCAATGGCGAGCAGAACCGTTTAGAGCAGCCAGTAGGTAAACAATACAGCTATGGCAAAGGACCCGAACATACCTCGGAATTAGGGAAGGTTAAGGCGGAGAACCGGTTTTTGAAACAACAACTAGAGCTGCTAAAAAAGTACAACGAGATGGAGAGGGGGCATCGTCAAAGATTGTAA